In a genomic window of Streptomyces sp. SJL17-4:
- a CDS encoding prephenate dehydrogenase, with amino-acid sequence MRTALVIGTGLIGTSAAIALAGRGVTVHLRDHDPARASTAAALGAGTDEAPEGPVDLVIVAVPPAHVAATLAEAITAGLGRGYLDVASVKGGPKRELEALGLDLTPYIGTHPMSGKERSGPLAATADLFEGRPWVLTPTRDTDTEVLNLALELVALCRAVPVVMDADAHDRAVALVSHTPQLVSSMVAARLEEADESAVRLCGQGIRDVTRIAASDPRMWVEILSANPGPVADVLSGVAADLDETVRALRSLQSADEDKRRDGASGVEDVLRRGNAGRSRVPGKHGAAPTAYETVAVLISDQPGELARIFADAGRAGVNIEDVRIEHATGQQAGLVQLMVDPSAAAVLGAALQERGWALRTT; translated from the coding sequence GTGAGAACAGCGCTCGTCATCGGCACCGGACTGATCGGCACCTCCGCCGCGATCGCCCTCGCGGGCCGGGGCGTCACCGTCCATCTGCGCGACCACGACCCGGCGCGCGCCAGCACGGCCGCCGCGCTCGGCGCCGGCACCGACGAGGCGCCCGAGGGCCCCGTGGACCTCGTCATCGTCGCCGTACCCCCGGCGCACGTCGCCGCCACCCTCGCCGAGGCCATCACCGCCGGGCTCGGCCGCGGCTACCTCGACGTGGCGAGCGTCAAGGGCGGCCCCAAGCGCGAGCTGGAGGCCCTGGGCCTCGACCTCACCCCGTACATCGGTACGCACCCCATGTCCGGCAAGGAGCGCTCGGGCCCGCTCGCCGCGACCGCGGACCTCTTCGAGGGACGCCCCTGGGTGCTCACCCCGACCCGGGACACCGACACCGAGGTCCTCAACCTCGCCCTGGAGCTCGTCGCGCTGTGCCGGGCCGTCCCCGTCGTCATGGACGCCGACGCCCACGACCGCGCGGTCGCCCTGGTCTCCCACACTCCGCAGCTGGTGTCGTCGATGGTCGCCGCGCGCCTGGAGGAGGCCGACGAGTCGGCCGTACGGCTGTGCGGGCAGGGCATCCGGGACGTCACCCGGATCGCGGCCTCGGACCCGCGCATGTGGGTCGAGATCCTCTCCGCGAACCCCGGCCCCGTGGCCGACGTCCTCTCCGGCGTCGCCGCCGACCTCGACGAGACCGTCCGCGCCCTGCGCTCCCTCCAGTCCGCCGACGAGGACAAGCGCCGGGACGGCGCCTCGGGCGTCGAGGACGTGCTGCGCCGCGGCAACGCCGGCCGCTCCCGTGTCCCCGGCAAGCACGGCGCGGCGCCCACCGCGTACGAGACGGTCGCCGTCCTCATCAGCGACCAGCCGGGCGAGCTGGCCCGGATCTTCGCCGACGCGGGTCGTGCGGGGGTCAACATCGAGGACGTCCGCATCGAGCACGCGACCGGGCAGCAGGCGGGTCTGGTCCAGCTGATGGTGGATCCGTCGGCGGCGGCGGTGCTGGGGGCGGCGCTGCAGGAACGCGGCTGGGCCCTCCGAACGACCTGA
- the cmk gene encoding (d)CMP kinase, whose translation MESVIVAIDGPSGTGKSSTSKAVAAKLGLSYLDTGAQYRAITWWMISNGVDVHDAEAVANAAAKPVIVSGTDPARPTITVDGADAAAPIRTEEVTSKVSAVSAVPEVRSLITELQRSIARSAERGIVVEGRDIGTTVLPDADLKIFLTASPEARAARRSGELKGVDVQATKEALVKRDAADSSRKTSPLAKADDAVEVDTTELTLDQVIECVVTLVDEKRGAAK comes from the coding sequence GTGGAATCCGTGATCGTCGCCATCGACGGGCCCTCCGGCACGGGCAAGTCCAGCACCTCGAAGGCGGTCGCCGCCAAGCTGGGTCTGAGCTACCTCGACACCGGCGCCCAGTACCGGGCGATCACCTGGTGGATGATCAGCAACGGCGTGGACGTCCACGACGCCGAGGCCGTCGCCAACGCCGCCGCCAAGCCGGTCATCGTCTCCGGCACCGACCCGGCGCGGCCCACCATCACCGTCGACGGCGCCGACGCCGCCGCCCCGATCCGTACCGAAGAGGTCACCTCCAAGGTCAGCGCCGTCAGCGCCGTCCCCGAGGTGCGGAGCCTGATCACGGAGCTCCAGCGGTCCATCGCTCGCAGCGCCGAGCGCGGCATCGTCGTCGAGGGCCGGGACATCGGCACCACCGTCCTGCCCGACGCCGACCTCAAGATCTTCCTCACCGCCTCGCCCGAGGCCCGTGCCGCCCGCCGCTCCGGCGAGCTCAAGGGCGTCGACGTACAGGCGACGAAGGAAGCGCTGGTCAAGCGGGACGCGGCCGACTCCAGCCGGAAGACCTCGCCGCTCGCCAAGGCCGACGACGCCGTCGAGGTCGACACCACCGAGCTCACCCTCGACCAGGTCATCGAGTGCGTCGTCACCCTGGTGGACGAGAAGCGCGGAGCCGCCAAGTGA
- a CDS encoding lysophospholipid acyltransferase family protein, whose protein sequence is MYGFWKPRVLGAWRVPASGPAILAVNHAHNIDGPMLMGTAPRPVHFLIKKEAFVGPLGPFLEGIGQVKVDRDSTDRNAIGNALGVLEQGGVLGIFPEGTRGDGDFASLRAGLAYFAVRSGAPIVPVAVLGSTERRGRLVKALPPLRARVDVVFGDAFDAGDGSGRRTRKALDEATVRIQGKLTDHLENARRLTGR, encoded by the coding sequence ATGTACGGCTTCTGGAAGCCGCGCGTCCTCGGCGCCTGGCGGGTGCCGGCCTCCGGCCCCGCCATCCTCGCCGTCAACCACGCGCACAACATCGACGGCCCCATGCTCATGGGCACCGCACCGCGCCCGGTGCACTTCCTCATCAAGAAGGAAGCCTTCGTCGGACCCCTCGGGCCCTTCCTGGAGGGCATCGGGCAGGTCAAGGTGGACCGCGACAGCACCGACCGGAACGCGATAGGCAACGCCCTGGGCGTCCTGGAGCAGGGCGGCGTCCTCGGGATCTTCCCCGAGGGAACCAGGGGCGACGGCGACTTCGCCTCGCTGCGCGCCGGCCTCGCCTACTTCGCCGTCCGCAGCGGCGCGCCGATCGTCCCGGTGGCCGTCCTGGGAAGCACCGAGCGCCGCGGACGGTTGGTCAAGGCACTGCCTCCGCTGCGTGCCCGCGTCGACGTCGTCTTCGGTGACGCCTTCGACGCGGGTGACGGCTCCGGCCGCCGCACGCGCAAGGCGCTCGACGAGGCCACCGTACGAATCCAGGGGAAGCTCACCGACCACCTGGAAAACGCCAGGCGCCTCACCGGGCGCTGA
- the der gene encoding ribosome biogenesis GTPase Der encodes MNDQHDHGALGDAEYAEFMELASEEGFDVEEIEGAIEEAGHGPLPVLAVVGRPNVGKSTLVNRIIGRREAVVEDKPGVTRDRVTYEAEWAGRRFKVVDTGGWEQDVLGIDASVAAQAEFAIEAADACLFVVDATVGATDTDEAVVKLLRRAGKPVVLAANKVDGQSGEADAAMLWSLGLGEPFPVSSLHGRGTGDLLDEVLKKLPEAPEQRFGNAVGGPRRIALIGRPNVGKSSLLNKVANEDRVVVNELAGTTRDPVDELIELGGVTWKFVDTAGIRKKVHLQEGADYYASLRTAAAVEKAEVAVILIDTTDNISVQDQRIITMAVESGRAIVIAYNKWDELDEERRYYLEREIETEMQQVAWAPRVNVSAKTGRHMEKLVPAIETALAGWETRVPTGRLNAFLGEIVAAHPHPIRGGKQPRILFGTQAGTKPPRFVLFASGFLEAGYRRFIERRLREEFGFEGTPIHISVRVREKRGRKK; translated from the coding sequence ATGAACGACCAGCACGACCACGGGGCACTTGGCGACGCCGAGTACGCGGAGTTCATGGAGCTCGCCTCCGAAGAAGGCTTCGACGTCGAAGAGATCGAGGGCGCGATCGAGGAGGCGGGCCACGGCCCGCTCCCCGTCCTCGCCGTCGTCGGCCGTCCGAACGTCGGCAAGTCGACCCTGGTGAACCGCATCATCGGCCGCCGTGAGGCCGTCGTCGAGGACAAGCCGGGCGTCACCCGCGACCGCGTCACCTACGAGGCCGAATGGGCCGGGCGCCGCTTCAAGGTCGTCGACACCGGCGGCTGGGAGCAGGACGTCCTCGGCATCGACGCCTCCGTCGCCGCCCAGGCCGAATTCGCCATCGAGGCCGCCGACGCCTGTCTCTTCGTCGTCGACGCCACCGTCGGCGCCACCGACACCGACGAGGCCGTCGTCAAGCTGCTGCGCCGCGCCGGGAAGCCGGTCGTCCTCGCTGCCAACAAGGTCGACGGACAGTCCGGCGAGGCTGACGCGGCCATGCTGTGGTCCCTGGGCCTCGGCGAGCCGTTCCCCGTCTCCTCGCTGCACGGCCGCGGCACCGGCGACCTCCTCGACGAGGTCCTGAAGAAGCTGCCCGAGGCCCCCGAGCAGCGCTTCGGCAACGCCGTCGGCGGCCCGCGCCGTATCGCCCTCATCGGCCGCCCGAACGTCGGCAAGTCCTCGCTGCTCAACAAGGTGGCGAACGAGGACCGCGTCGTCGTCAACGAGCTGGCCGGCACCACCCGCGACCCGGTCGACGAGCTGATCGAGCTCGGCGGCGTGACGTGGAAGTTCGTCGACACCGCCGGTATCCGCAAGAAGGTCCACCTCCAGGAGGGCGCGGACTACTACGCCTCCCTGCGGACGGCCGCCGCCGTCGAGAAGGCCGAGGTGGCCGTCATCCTCATCGACACCACCGACAACATCTCCGTCCAGGACCAGCGCATCATCACGATGGCGGTCGAGTCGGGCCGCGCCATCGTCATCGCCTACAACAAGTGGGACGAGCTCGACGAGGAGCGCCGCTACTACCTCGAGCGCGAGATCGAGACCGAGATGCAGCAGGTCGCCTGGGCGCCCCGCGTCAACGTCTCCGCCAAGACCGGCCGCCACATGGAGAAGCTGGTCCCGGCCATCGAGACCGCCCTCGCCGGCTGGGAGACCCGCGTCCCCACCGGTCGGCTCAACGCCTTCCTCGGTGAGATCGTCGCGGCCCACCCGCACCCGATCCGCGGCGGCAAGCAGCCCCGCATCCTCTTCGGCACGCAGGCGGGCACCAAGCCGCCCCGCTTCGTGCTCTTCGCCTCCGGCTTCCTGGAGGCCGGCTACCGCCGCTTCATCGAGCGCCGCCTCCGCGAGGAGTTCGGCTTCGAGGGCACCCCGATCCACATCTCGGTCCGGGTGCGCGAGAAGCGCGGCCGCAAGAAGTAG
- a CDS encoding transglycosylase family protein — translation MSKIRFWTTGSLVAASAAALLTLAPAAALARDVPDGPRNTSAVLREVSDGLRAAAAVPAYPCAWDQWPWGCVAECESSGDWHINTGNGFYGGLQFWHPTWVEHGGLRYAPRADLATRPQQITVAEEVLRTQGWEAWPVCSKRYGLSGRAHTVQPGDTLSSIARRFGIRGGWQALYEANRSLIGPDPNRVVVGTMLRIDPL, via the coding sequence ATGTCGAAGATCCGATTTTGGACGACGGGTTCGCTCGTGGCGGCGTCCGCCGCCGCGCTGCTGACCCTGGCCCCGGCAGCCGCCCTGGCCCGGGACGTGCCGGACGGCCCGAGGAACACGTCCGCCGTGCTCCGGGAGGTGTCGGACGGGCTTCGGGCGGCCGCCGCCGTGCCCGCCTACCCCTGCGCGTGGGACCAGTGGCCGTGGGGCTGTGTCGCCGAGTGCGAGAGCAGCGGGGACTGGCACATCAACACCGGAAACGGCTTCTACGGAGGGCTCCAGTTCTGGCACCCGACCTGGGTCGAGCACGGCGGACTGCGGTACGCGCCGCGCGCCGACCTGGCGACCCGCCCCCAGCAGATCACCGTCGCGGAGGAGGTGCTCCGCACCCAGGGATGGGAGGCCTGGCCGGTCTGCTCCAAGCGGTACGGCCTGAGCGGGCGGGCCCACACCGTCCAGCCCGGCGACACCCTCAGCTCCATCGCCCGCCGCTTCGGGATCAGGGGCGGCTGGCAGGCGCTGTACGAGGCGAACCGGAGCCTCATCGGGCCCGACCCGAACCGGGTCGTCGTCGGGACGATGCTGCGGATCGACCCGCTGTGA
- a CDS encoding ATP-binding cassette domain-containing protein, with product MSVEIALRTARVRYGPLEALHGLDLPVPAGTVTVLLGRNGSGRTTALRALAGTVRLSAGRVLWRGADVTRLPAHERARRGLCFVPDLQAVYAGLTVAENLALTSPGAGPPYPELLPLLDRTAGTLSGGERRMLALSRALLTLHARVVLVDEPSLGLAPPLAARTYQGLVALAVEGGAAVVLAEQRVPDGLPPGTLVHELRRGSLAFSGEPAELG from the coding sequence ATGAGCGTCGAGATCGCCCTGCGCACCGCCCGGGTCCGCTACGGACCCCTGGAGGCCCTGCACGGCCTGGACCTGCCCGTCCCGGCCGGCACGGTCACCGTCCTCCTGGGCCGTAACGGCTCCGGACGTACGACGGCCCTGCGCGCACTCGCCGGCACGGTACGCCTCTCCGCCGGCCGGGTCCTGTGGCGGGGCGCCGACGTGACCCGCCTCCCGGCGCACGAACGGGCACGCCGCGGGCTGTGCTTCGTCCCGGACCTGCAGGCGGTGTACGCGGGCCTCACCGTCGCCGAGAACCTCGCGCTCACGAGCCCCGGGGCCGGCCCCCCGTACCCCGAACTCCTCCCCCTCCTGGACCGCACCGCCGGAACCCTCTCCGGCGGCGAGCGCCGCATGCTGGCCCTCTCCCGCGCCCTCCTGACCCTCCACGCGCGCGTGGTGCTGGTCGACGAGCCGTCGCTCGGCCTGGCCCCGCCGCTCGCGGCCCGTACGTACCAAGGGCTGGTCGCGCTCGCCGTGGAGGGCGGCGCCGCCGTGGTCCTGGCGGAGCAGCGGGTCCCGGACGGGCTGCCGCCCGGGACCCTCGTGCACGAGCTGCGGCGCGGTTCCCTCGCGTTCAGCGGGGAGCCGGCCGAGCTCGGGTGA
- a CDS encoding ATP-binding cassette domain-containing protein → MDSLTYELTLAGLAVGSAAALTGIGLIVTYRATGVLNLAHGAVAMICAYVLRQLVVVWGWPLPAGALVTLLVVAPGIGLVLDLAVFRPLARREANPAQSLVASIGVFVLLVGAAVLLWGQGARDDVPVLLGDDPWTQLGTVVALVCLVGAVTRWTRFGRELRAVIDNRPLAVLSGIDADRVAAAGWAFGSFTAGLTGVLLAPYVRLDPYGMPLLVLEVLAVAVIARMRSLPVAVVAALALGIAQAQLTRLHPQGWAGPLVQAVGANLFVVALLVAALVLPGIGGKGRDALPPPVRSGRVPGAVWLVVGVLFLLPLGFAGSDLHTAIQVPALAVILLSLVVVAGRGGQIALGQAAYAGLGALFTALLTARGVPGLLALCLAVPLVGAVGLLTGWPAIRRHGLALALVTLATGVAVSRFVLTQPYATAGLSLGRPAGFADDRAFYALELVVLAGCLVLVAALRRGRTGRALAALRDHEPGAEAAGVAVPGLKLLAFVLGAALAALGGGLLGMGLRAFDPEAYDPVRGLLWFAAVLVLGADSLLTPLAAAAVLTTLDAGSYAGTAAVALGLLAAFTGRVRPLTTFLPRKTDAPKAADGAGPRTGEPALLPISRGRGGGGSPRPAEVRARPHRPTPADAPAAAPRVAPARLRAHHLTLTHPGGVTALDRVTLDLAPSRITALVGPNGAGKSTLFDCLAGTLRPREGRITLDGADITHRSAHARTRLGIARTFQRLAVFPSLTVEENVRLGEEQGHVRKDPAAVERSLRLLGLAGPVRHAPAADLPTGTLRRVELARALAGQPHTLLLDEPAAGLDAAETAALARVLTALAADGLTVLVVEHDPDLVAGIAHRVHTMEGGRIVS, encoded by the coding sequence ATGGACTCCCTGACGTACGAGTTGACGCTCGCCGGCCTCGCGGTCGGCAGCGCCGCCGCGCTCACCGGGATCGGGCTGATCGTCACCTACCGGGCGACCGGCGTACTGAACCTGGCGCACGGCGCGGTGGCCATGATCTGCGCGTACGTGCTCCGCCAGCTGGTGGTCGTCTGGGGCTGGCCGCTGCCGGCCGGCGCCCTCGTCACCCTCCTCGTCGTCGCCCCCGGCATCGGGCTCGTCCTGGACCTCGCGGTGTTCCGGCCGCTCGCCCGGCGGGAGGCGAACCCGGCGCAGTCCCTGGTGGCCTCCATCGGCGTCTTCGTCCTGCTCGTGGGCGCGGCGGTGCTGCTGTGGGGCCAGGGGGCCCGCGACGACGTGCCCGTGCTCCTCGGCGACGATCCCTGGACGCAGCTCGGGACGGTGGTGGCGCTCGTCTGCCTGGTGGGGGCGGTGACCCGGTGGACCCGGTTCGGCCGGGAGCTGCGGGCCGTGATCGACAACCGGCCGCTCGCGGTGCTCTCCGGGATCGACGCGGACCGGGTCGCGGCGGCCGGCTGGGCCTTCGGCTCGTTCACCGCCGGGCTCACCGGGGTGCTCCTCGCCCCGTACGTCCGGCTCGACCCGTACGGGATGCCGCTGCTCGTCCTGGAGGTGCTCGCGGTCGCCGTCATCGCCCGGATGCGGTCCCTGCCGGTGGCGGTGGTGGCCGCGCTCGCCCTCGGCATCGCCCAGGCCCAGCTCACCCGGCTGCACCCGCAGGGGTGGGCGGGGCCGCTGGTCCAGGCCGTCGGGGCGAACCTGTTCGTGGTGGCGCTCCTGGTCGCCGCGCTCGTCCTGCCGGGGATCGGCGGCAAGGGCCGGGACGCGCTGCCGCCGCCGGTGCGCTCGGGGCGGGTGCCGGGGGCCGTGTGGCTCGTCGTGGGCGTGCTGTTCCTGCTTCCGCTCGGCTTCGCCGGCTCGGACCTGCACACGGCGATCCAGGTCCCGGCGCTGGCGGTGATCCTGCTGTCCCTGGTCGTGGTGGCGGGACGGGGCGGCCAGATCGCGCTCGGGCAGGCGGCCTACGCCGGCCTGGGCGCCCTGTTCACGGCGCTGCTCACGGCACGCGGGGTCCCGGGCCTCCTGGCCCTCTGCCTGGCGGTGCCGCTGGTCGGGGCGGTGGGCCTCCTCACGGGCTGGCCCGCGATCCGCCGGCACGGCCTGGCGCTGGCGCTCGTGACGCTGGCGACGGGCGTGGCGGTGAGCCGCTTCGTCCTCACCCAGCCGTACGCGACGGCCGGCCTGTCCCTCGGGCGCCCTGCGGGCTTCGCCGACGACCGCGCCTTCTACGCCCTGGAACTGGTCGTTCTCGCGGGCTGCCTGGTCCTGGTGGCGGCACTCCGCCGGGGCCGCACGGGCCGGGCGCTCGCGGCGCTGCGGGACCATGAACCGGGCGCGGAGGCGGCGGGCGTCGCGGTCCCCGGTCTGAAGCTCCTCGCGTTCGTCCTGGGCGCGGCCCTGGCGGCCCTGGGCGGCGGCCTGCTCGGCATGGGCCTGCGCGCCTTCGACCCGGAGGCCTACGACCCGGTCCGCGGCCTGCTGTGGTTCGCCGCGGTCCTGGTCCTGGGCGCGGACAGCCTCCTGACCCCCCTGGCGGCGGCTGCCGTCCTGACGACCCTGGACGCGGGCTCGTACGCGGGTACGGCGGCGGTGGCGCTGGGCCTCCTGGCGGCCTTCACGGGGCGGGTACGCCCGCTGACGACCTTCCTCCCGCGGAAGACCGACGCGCCGAAAGCCGCCGACGGCGCCGGGCCCCGCACGGGAGAACCGGCGCTTCTCCCGATCAGCCGCGGGCGTGGTGGCGGTGGGAGCCCCCGTCCGGCCGAAGTCCGGGCGCGCCCCCACCGCCCCACACCCGCCGACGCACCCGCCGCCGCCCCCCGCGTCGCCCCCGCGAGACTCCGCGCCCACCACCTCACCCTCACCCACCCCGGCGGGGTCACCGCCCTCGACCGCGTCACCCTCGACCTCGCCCCCTCCCGCATCACCGCCCTCGTCGGCCCCAACGGCGCCGGCAAAAGCACCCTCTTCGACTGCCTCGCCGGCACCCTCCGCCCCCGCGAGGGCCGCATCACCCTCGACGGCGCCGACATCACCCACCGCTCGGCCCACGCCCGCACCCGCCTGGGCATCGCCCGGACCTTCCAGCGCCTGGCCGTCTTCCCGTCCCTCACCGTCGAGGAGAACGTCCGCCTCGGCGAGGAGCAGGGCCACGTCCGGAAGGACCCCGCCGCGGTCGAGCGGAGCCTCCGTCTGCTGGGCCTCGCCGGACCCGTACGGCACGCCCCGGCCGCGGACCTGCCCACCGGGACCCTGCGCCGGGTCGAGCTGGCGCGCGCGCTCGCGGGGCAGCCGCACACCCTGCTCCTCGACGAGCCCGCCGCCGGTCTCGACGCCGCCGAGACGGCGGCGCTCGCCCGGGTCCTCACCGCGCTGGCCGCGGACGGCCTGACCGTCCTGGTGGTCGAACACGACCCGGATCTCGTCGCGGGCATCGCCCACAGGGTGCACACCATGGAAGGCGGCCGGATCGTGTCATGA
- a CDS encoding ABC transporter substrate-binding protein, producing MSPFRAAEAGAALLLALLLLLLTACGSRLPERAFETRPTANPSGGEPLRVGIITSVTSPVGGQAFTGTRDGARAWFDALNARGGLDGRRIEVETCDDGGSGVGNNACVHRLIDERGVFALVATTALDYAGAPLVSRAGVPDIGGQPLTPAYDTYPHLYGIYGSSAPRTGKEPGWGGVLYGGTEVYRWFEEEKGARTAAVVSYNQTASAAYARLVTRGLRAEGYRVVEEQVDFALPNFRAVAADLRAQHVDVVFDAMDTHGNVRLCEAMETLGVRVDAKVTNVQNWSSSVARDYARAPGCRDALWATGASRNHQDTGHPAVREFRAAMGDRPLSQWQLEGWAAAMWFTDAARSCLAGGALTRACVETYLNRPEGYTARGLLLPVRYEHLARPPTTRNTCLSVARWQDGRGWVSQGEMTENCATVPQLGYRP from the coding sequence GTGTCACCGTTCAGGGCTGCTGAGGCGGGAGCGGCGCTGCTCCTGGCCCTGCTGCTTCTGCTCCTCACGGCCTGCGGCAGCCGGCTCCCGGAGCGCGCCTTCGAGACGCGGCCCACCGCCAACCCCTCCGGCGGTGAGCCGCTCCGCGTAGGGATCATCACCAGCGTCACCAGTCCCGTCGGCGGGCAGGCCTTCACGGGCACGCGTGACGGAGCCCGCGCCTGGTTCGACGCCCTCAACGCGCGCGGTGGCCTGGACGGGCGCCGGATCGAGGTCGAGACCTGCGACGACGGCGGCAGCGGTGTCGGCAACAACGCGTGCGTGCACCGGCTGATCGACGAGCGCGGAGTCTTCGCCCTGGTCGCCACCACCGCTCTGGACTACGCGGGCGCGCCCCTCGTCTCCCGCGCCGGGGTGCCCGACATCGGCGGCCAGCCCCTCACCCCCGCGTACGACACCTATCCGCATCTGTACGGGATCTACGGCAGCTCCGCCCCGCGCACCGGGAAGGAGCCCGGCTGGGGCGGGGTCCTGTACGGCGGGACCGAGGTCTACCGCTGGTTCGAGGAGGAGAAGGGGGCTCGGACCGCCGCCGTCGTCTCCTACAACCAGACCGCGTCCGCCGCGTACGCCCGGCTGGTCACCCGGGGGCTGCGCGCCGAGGGCTACCGGGTCGTCGAGGAACAGGTGGACTTCGCCCTGCCCAACTTCCGCGCCGTCGCCGCCGATCTGCGGGCCCAGCACGTCGACGTCGTCTTCGACGCCATGGACACCCACGGCAACGTCCGCCTGTGCGAGGCGATGGAGACTCTCGGTGTACGGGTCGACGCCAAGGTCACCAACGTGCAGAACTGGTCCTCGTCCGTCGCCCGCGACTACGCCCGCGCGCCCGGCTGCCGGGACGCCCTGTGGGCGACCGGCGCCAGCCGCAACCACCAGGACACCGGGCATCCGGCGGTCCGCGAGTTCCGGGCGGCGATGGGGGACCGGCCGCTGTCGCAGTGGCAGCTGGAGGGGTGGGCGGCGGCGATGTGGTTCACCGACGCGGCCCGCTCCTGCCTCGCCGGCGGCGCACTCACCCGTGCGTGCGTCGAGACGTATCTCAACCGTCCGGAGGGGTACACCGCGCGGGGGCTGTTGCTCCCCGTCCGCTACGAGCACCTCGCGCGACCGCCGACGACCCGGAACACCTGTCTGTCCGTGGCCCGTTGGCAGGACGGCCGGGGCTGGGTGAGCCAGGGGGAGATGACGGAGAACTGCGCGACCGTGCCCCAGCTCGGCTACCGCCCGTGA
- a CDS encoding glycosyltransferase family 4 protein, with the protein MRISFLLHNGYHYGGTIRTTFTLAEELAKRHEVEIVSVFRHRDRPLLGLPSGVTLRHLVDLRKDSPGYDGDRPDFHRPAEVFPRGDGRWKQYSALTDARIGEHLRGVETDVLVGTRPGLNVQLVRQARRGPVLVGQEHLILDGHTFRLRRDIGHEYALLDAVTTVTEADARAYRKLGLPGVRVESVPNSVPAPPGPPADPAARTVVAAGRLTGVKRYDLLIDAFAEVAADHPDWKLRIYGSGDAVQNLKGPLTRQIKDRGLGEQVFLMGSATPLEPELAKGSIAAVTSQRESFGMTIVEAMRCGLPVVSTDCPHGPGEIIEDGVDGFLVPVDDVAAFARALRRLVEDDELRAKTARAALDASERFDPVRIAARHEALWTELVERGASRRTHPQGRVALHAGTGRAIDAVYALKARVGRLVRRFR; encoded by the coding sequence ATGCGAATCTCCTTTCTGCTCCACAACGGCTACCACTACGGCGGCACGATCCGGACGACGTTCACCCTCGCCGAGGAACTGGCGAAACGGCACGAGGTCGAGATCGTCTCGGTGTTCCGCCACCGCGACCGTCCCCTCCTCGGCCTGCCCTCCGGGGTGACCCTGCGCCACCTCGTCGACCTGCGCAAGGACAGTCCCGGATACGACGGCGACCGCCCCGACTTCCACCGGCCCGCCGAGGTCTTCCCGCGCGGCGACGGACGCTGGAAGCAGTACAGCGCGCTCACCGACGCCCGGATCGGGGAGCACCTGCGCGGCGTCGAGACCGACGTCCTCGTCGGCACCCGCCCCGGGCTCAACGTGCAGCTCGTCCGGCAGGCCCGGCGGGGGCCGGTCCTCGTCGGACAGGAGCACCTGATCCTCGACGGCCACACCTTCCGGCTGCGCCGGGACATCGGCCACGAGTACGCGCTCCTCGACGCCGTCACCACCGTCACCGAGGCGGACGCCCGCGCCTACCGGAAGCTGGGGCTGCCCGGCGTACGCGTCGAGTCCGTGCCCAACAGCGTGCCCGCGCCCCCGGGGCCGCCCGCCGACCCCGCGGCGAGGACCGTCGTCGCGGCGGGCCGGCTCACCGGCGTCAAGCGGTACGACCTGCTGATCGACGCCTTCGCCGAGGTGGCCGCCGACCACCCCGACTGGAAGCTGCGGATCTACGGCAGCGGCGACGCCGTCCAGAACCTCAAGGGGCCGCTGACCCGGCAGATCAAGGACCGGGGGCTCGGCGAGCAGGTCTTTCTGATGGGCTCGGCGACCCCGTTGGAACCGGAGCTGGCCAAGGGCTCGATCGCCGCGGTGACCTCGCAGCGCGAGTCCTTCGGCATGACCATCGTCGAGGCGATGCGCTGCGGACTCCCGGTGGTCTCCACCGACTGCCCGCACGGGCCGGGCGAGATCATCGAGGACGGGGTCGACGGATTCCTGGTGCCGGTCGACGACGTGGCGGCGTTCGCGCGGGCGCTGCGCCGGCTCGTCGAGGACGACGAGCTGCGGGCCAAGACGGCACGGGCGGCGCTCGACGCGTCCGAGCGGTTCGACCCGGTCCGGATCGCCGCCCGGCACGAGGCGCTGTGGACGGAGCTTGTCGAGCGGGGCGCGAGCCGGCGCACCCATCCGCAGGGCCGGGTGGCGCTGCACGCCGGGACCGGCCGGGCGATCGACGCGGTCTACGCCCTGAAGGCGAGGGTCGGTCGGCTCGTCCGCCGCTTCCGCTGA